Part of the Drosophila santomea strain STO CAGO 1482 chromosome 2L, Prin_Dsan_1.1, whole genome shotgun sequence genome is shown below.
CATTTGACTTTCGGTTGCTAAAGTAACCAACCACGAAGACATTCAGCAAGAGACACACCACGATCATATCATACAAGCCTATATCATAGCCCCAGAAACGAAGGATAGCTGACCCTAGCGCTCTCATTGTCCTCGGATCCTTCCACCCATTCTAGAACGATCGATTGTTGAATTGGAAAAGCACCCTCCACCTTTTAGGTAATCGATTAACGACCAAGTAAACTACGATAGAGCTGCACTCTACGCTTTCTTTTCGGTTTCGCAATCGTTCGATTTGTGTACATAAGTTAGGGTCCTGCTTTTCCTGCCCCTCTCTCTCGCCAAATGAGTTCCCCAACAAGTTCCTATACCAGGAACCTCGGGTTTACGGTGCGGCTGGAGGGCAGAAAGCCATACGAGTTCGCGAGTCAAGTAAacaagtaaaaagtaaaagctAGCAACATCTTCGTGCTCGACAGAAGTGTACATAGGTGTCTAGTTATGTAAGCATAACAGAAGCTGtataatatatgaaataatatactatatatgatATACGATATAATGTAATCATCAATCTATATCCAGACCATTGAGAACACGAGAACAATTACTATCGACAAATCAAACCGAACAAACATCACCGTAGGACACATCACTTTGGCTACCGAAGCTGCAAACAAATTACACACCACGTTGACAATACAATCACCCACAAATACACGTTAACACTGAACACCCTTTGGATGCCCCCAATATATACCCCTTGATTACGATCCATTGCCGCTAGATGGAAGCCCACATATCCGAGTCGAGATGGCGCTAATCTCATGTCCACAAAGCCCCCCAGATATCACATACGCGAACCGACATTTTGGGAGCGATTTCTTGGTCACTCGATCACTGGTCACTGGTCACTGGTCACTGGTCACTTTCACCTTCGATCTTGATCTCGATTTGCAGTTATAGAGGAAGAAACGTTTGCCTTTAACTACTTAACTTAACTTACCACGTATCGTATTGTTAGCCTAGATAGTCTCAattacagcagcagcagaagcagcagtgACGAACAAACTGAGATTAAGAACATGAACTAACGGTCTATCTACTTATAGTATTTGCCGTAACACTTTAATCATATTATCCCCGCCGTCGTGTACCCTActtacaaatacaaatacgaaACTATCGGATAGCAAGGAAAGCTTCGACAACTTTTTCTATACAAATCTAGCGAACATAACAATAACAAGAGATACATATATGATAAAacagaaaaccgaaaacagaaaagagcaaacagcaaacagcaaaccCCAATTCTCGTATAATGTAATTTAGCAAATTGTAAACCCAATATAGGCAGACACTCTCTCGCAAAACAAAACCCCGAATATCAGGCGAGGATTGATGGGAGGAGATTCATGAATTTATAGGGGAGAGTCTCGATCGGGAGTCGAGCGTTACCTATCGATAATGCTAGCGAAGAATTGTAGCCCCAGTGTGTACTTCTCTGTACATAGacctatatatataaatacttacgATTATGACTAGAGCAAAGCATACGACGATAGATGAATATAGGAATATAGGGAAACAAGGCATATATACATAGCAGATATGGAAAGAGAGCGCAAATTATATAGATACTACTACTGCATCACTCATCAAGAACAAAGCCGAAGATCGTAGTCAGAGCAAACACTTCGATGGAGAGGAGGAGGCAGAGCAGAGGAGTCTAGATCCCCAGACAACCAGAAAACCAGACAaacaaaaccccaaaaaacCAGACCCCCAGAAAGAAAGTCCCCAAACTGAAACCGATACCGAAGTATCCGCAGATGAGTAACAAAAGCattaagcaaaagaagaacAACAATTTCGtgtaacatttttttaaacaagttTGGTGATCTACGATATTggtaataaatattgataaataaaataatataaaaggatatatatatatacacatacatatattatacaaatatatgaGGTAAAGCCCAGTACTCAGAACGACAATTTGGACTTGTGAAGTGACTAAGTCATGTTTTGGGCACAGTGTGACTTGTCAATAGATTGCGAAAATCACCGATAGTTAAACGACCACACTGTGCCGTAGAATTTGCATTCTACCAAACTCTTTTCCCAAATTGTGATTTGAAACCTTAGATAAATAAATCTTGCCGATCTGAGCACTGGACTTTAAGCAGGAGTaggcaaaaaataagaaaggAAACAAGGGGAGGCATACATAAAGTAcgagtaaatatttattatataatgttttttaagTAACTTATAGTAAGCCATTATATATACAcgcatatatataaattatacatatatgaaactACATAAGTTTACAAGGTAtatgacaaaaacaaaaacaaaaacaaaaaccaaaacaacaaaaccaaattaaGAATCAACCACAACaaaaaagagcaacaaaaaggtaaacaacaaaaaaaaacgcaacCGCAGCAACTAAACAAAGTAAACGATTAGAGGTGAGGTgggaaaatattataataataaagtaaataaatttattatatacatacatacatagaagAATATTACAAATGGGAGAAAGTCGAGCAAAATGAAAGCGAGATGAAaatgattatttgaaacatgttcattatatataaatgtcattaaaaatgttcttCAAAACTGCCtaccaataaaatatatttcaaataatatCAACCAGTGTCCCATTTACTGCCCATGCTTTCTTATTGCTAGTGGAAAGAAAGTTTAAGTAACAGTTTATGGCAGTTGATAAGTTTGCGTAAGTCTTACATTCTACCTTTTTTGAAATACGCGCCTTTTGGAATAGCGCTGCCACGTCGTACCCATTCAGCGATGCCATATCAGCCTTTTCTAACTCTACATGGATTCTGTAAGCGGTTGGTGTACGTTGTATGTAAAATTACATGTATGTACAATGGTTTGGAACTCTGATAACAATAGTATAGAGGAATCGCAGATACATAGATAATGAGCCTTTTTGTTACGTTGAAGTTGCAGATCAGAGACAAAAAAGGCAAGTGCGCAAAAAGGGTTGAGTGACAAAAACACACATCTACGAGTCTCGTAGACAATCGAGTGTCTCAattatgcccaaaatctgtagataGCCTCCTTCTTTAGTTGCTGTGTTGTTGTGCGTCGGCGCACCCGAAGCGTTGTTGCGCAGCAGGCAAGTAACAAACAACACCCGAGTGGCAAAACACTTGGTTGTTTGTTATTGCCGCAAATAGAGTGTTAAGCGGGTGCTGCAGTTATCTGTTGCAGGTTCAAATGCGGCGGCATAAAgaattttgtattattattattaagaaaCTTCGACTTTTTCGCATTCTTAGAAGCAAAACAAGCGTTTCACGCGgcctaagctttttgaaaaaaagGAATAATTAATTCTTTGGTTTTaagaaaatttatatattgtaCCAAAAACACTACAGAAGAGCACAACAATTTCCTGCCACTTTTGAAACAGAGTGGCCCCAAGCACttagaaaatcaattttggaGCGCTCAGACTAAGGTTTCGAGTTGCAGGGAAACTTTTGCCTGCACCGCAATGTTTAACATTCCTGGGGGATAAGATATTTAGAATTGCTGGCAAAAATTTAATCAGCCCTGGAAGAGAAACATTCATTACGGCTCCTTACTTATGTATTTTATCAGATTGCAACGACAACATGCCCCAAACTCCGATTATCCAGCCCGCAGCTAGTGGGTGTAACGGGTGGTTTTCTTTGGGGGTTTGgtggggggttggggggttggggggttTTCGTTGGGTGGCAAGTGGAGCAGTGACAGCTGCcctataaaatattaaaagtcgcacacacacatatacacacacagcCAGAACGGGCTGCAGAGCCTCGTGTGATGTAATCCATATTGCTGGAGCCATGTAACGCAGGAAGGGTACTCTATATACTTCCACCTATGTATATACACCGTATGTATATAAGGCACATGACTGCTATGTGCAGTGTTATACATTACAGGGCCCCATGTATCTAGCACGCTTCTGGCCCACCTACAATTGGATTACCAACAACAGGCTCgcggaaaaaggaaaagcgctGGAAAAGCTCCTTGGGCGCCACACCCACCCATCCCCCGCCCCTTTTTGGCGCATGTGCCGCAGTCGACGCCTCCGTCGCTGCCTCTTTTATCGATTGACCCAATTTGCGGGCATGAAGTAGTTGGGCGCTTTTTTATATCACCCAACTgaaaccacccaaccacccaccaaaTTGCGCCATTCGCAGTGGGTATGTATGTAACTTGTAGCCACCCCCGGAGATTCCAATGGTTTCCTTGTCCTTTCAACGTCCTTTCCTTTCCACTCAGAAAAACGCATACATTCCAAAGGAGGGTTTAGTGAGAAGACTATTTTTACAAAAAGAAGGTTCTAAGGAtaaaactaactaactaactagcATTGCTAACTAGAACTAGTTTGTTTTTGAAGGTAAGTTCAATGTATATACGACAATATCTAATCAGTACCCCTTTTCTGCTAGAAAACTTTATATTATAGGAGTATAACTATTCTAGCTATTCATTTCTGTGGCTTCGGTCTATAATTTTAAGCTATCTCGCAGACTGGAAAACAAGGTTCTAGGCCGAAAATTTCCCAATCTCTGCCTAACAAAGAGCTACATAGAAGTGACCCCAATTTATCATCTAGCAGGTTTATCTTTGGTCCGAGTTCCGTCCATAAAACTCCACTGAAAGATAAACAGGAAGAACGCCCATTGCAGCGTCTTGGCCTAGAAAAGAGTCCAAAAGGGGGGCCAAGAAAGAGAAAACGAAGAGCGGAGAATGCAGAATGGagaatggaaaatggagaaTGGAGCACTGGGCGACAAGTAGTAGACTTTTGAACGGGCCACGAAGAAGCGACAACAAAGCGCTTGTTTGATTATGCTGGCCAAGCATAAAAACCCCTATGTACAAACGAATGCCGCAGatacaaaacacaaatacgaaatacgaaatacgaaatacaaaatacaaactacagatgtacatacacacacgACACGTGTAATTGACCTACTTTCCCCACTCGAaaatttgtatctgtgtgagttGCCTGTCCAGCTATTTGGATGCCATagaaaaagtggggaaaaaacaagaagaagcAAAGAGTGGTACGAGCAGCAGAGGCGGCTGAAAAAGCACAAAACCTAGATAAGATAAACGAAACAAGTACAGCATTACTCACCGAAAGTCACTGCGATGTGagcacatatacatatgtacatatgtatgtgcaagAACCCCGATCGTGTGTAATAAACCAGAATTTGTGTAATTAAAGCaggaaaaatgtaaaaagtaTCTTGCGGATACAAAGTACATAGGAGCTTTTGCCGCCAGCAAAGCTCACAGATACGCTCTGACCACAATTGAAATAGTTTGTCGCCCTGTCGCCAACCACTTTTGTAGCCATGTGGCTGGCGACCTATTTACTGCGGCGTATCCATCAGATACATGCACAGAACAATTGGAAACTGAGAAAAGAGTAAGGAGGAGATTAAGGGGTATCCGAGAGATCTTTTGGAATGCGCTGCCTGCGGAATCGAACAATGCTGGAAATGTAAAATGCGGCAATGCAAAAAATTGCCGCCCCCATAGGTGGTTGCTAAAATGTTAAACGCAGCCCCAAAAGGCAATTACAGGCTATCTTCTGGAACCTACAGATAGTTTTGTTTGCTCTCCGGCGCGACACTGATAAAGGCAATTAGCAGCGAACATGTGCGGCGAAACTGGAGAGTCGAAAAGACCAGAAAGTCTgactaaaaaaaacactgcGAGCGCAGCGCTAAGCGAGCaacttaattaattagtttCGAGCGAAACGCCCCCTCTGCCACTCGCGTATCTTCAGCACacagaaaccaaaaccaaaaacaaaaacaaaaacgagctgaaattgaaatgtatcCCAAGCAAATGTCCGCCAAGATATCTTGGCCCAAAGGCTATCGGGACTCCAATTTCTAGAGTAAGAACATTTTAAGATACTTTTACCTTGGGTCAAAAATAAGCAACATTGATTGTAAAGCTCGTAGCATTAACTGCGTACGTTTTTAGACACTTCATCAGCACTACTCTGATACATCTTCAAAACCTTCAATTGTCCCAAACTCAGCCATATTTTTGCGCAGTGCAAAACGCTTTTTGGCCGCACTTAGCAGTTAGTCAGCAAGTCGCTGGCCGCGCTTGCCGTGTTTGCCGATTGTTAACACGCTGTCGCCCAGCTATTTTCGCCGCTGATGTAATCACTTTttacagctacagctacagcagAATGGAACAGAACCCTCCTCGAAGACACAAAAAAACAGGCCATGTAACCAAAATTCAGTTTCGATTTAGTTTCGTCAGTCGGCGGATCGCGTCGACCCGCAAAATACCCTCTATATGGTCGGTTCACAGATATAAAGTCAAGAAATTACACATCGAGTAGCTACTTAGACTTAGGATAAGCATTGCGTTAAGGCTTTGGGTTCAGCTGCTTAACTGCATAACAAGCCAGTTCAATCGGAGCGATCTGGACTGGAGATTTGTTCTCCCGCAAAGGTCACATTACCACTAGCATCGTGTACTTGACCAGTTGGAATCGCTCTTGTCAGCTCGGAACGGCGTCGTTTGAGCTCCTGGCGCGACGAACTGAGCCTCTTGCTTCGCTTCATGTTGGTGAATCTCACGTAGATTTTGCCCCTCCGCTCGGTGCGGTAGTAGCTGAGCTGTTCCTGCGGGAAGAGCTGCAGTATCTCGCGTTCCAGCAAGTGACTCCTCTGCAGGGTCAGGTGCAGCTGGTTCTCCTCGTAGTAGCTGCACACCAGTTGTATGAGCAAAAGGCGCTGCACTGCATCGAGCGGCTCGTTTTGGCCAATACGCTCCAGCAAGCTCTGAGCCTTCATACCCGAGGATCGCAGAATGCCCAAAATGCTAACTTCTTGGTCGGGAGCGGCAATTGCATCCTCCTTGCAGAGCGAGGCTCCTCCTGAAGACCCAGCCATCGGTACGGCTTCAGGTTGTTTCCTAGATTGCTGCATCGGCAACAGCTCCTGTTTGACCATCATCATGTCGTTGGTTATTTGCGCAGGCGGATGAACCAAGGGCAATGGAAAGGGCACCGGCATCTCCCTGTGCTCACTGAGGGCCACCAGCGATTCTGCCGGTATTGTCTTGGCCAGATCTTCCAGTTTATGTACCTCATCCTGCTCTGAAGGGTGGTCCATGGGCAACGGCGACTGTCCCTGGCAATGTGACTGGCCCAGAACCTCCGGGCAGCGGCAGCCGGAGCAGTGGCTCGATCCCTGCCCCTGGGCGCCCTGGAGCGGTACGTTCAGCCAGCGGCGCCAGCGCTCCAAGTGGTGCTCGAAGCGAATGCGGGTTCCAAAGCGAAAGTTTCGCAGCAACTCGGACAGATGATGACGCTTGATCATCTGCAGCTCGTCCACGTTGATGGCTTCATCTGGAAAATGGGGTGGCAAAAGTGCATTAGGCTTTCTGGGCTCAGCGGTACTCTCTTTTTAGAAAACTACATTGAGGAAACTTAACTATCAAGAAATTATATTCTTATCAATAAtgacttttttttaattagagTTGGTCCATCCTAAAAGACTTTTGCTTTAAGAATATAATTGCACATTAACCCATATACTTGCACCATACAGATctaccaaaacaaaacaaaagtgttaGCCCTTACAATATCTACAAGCAGTTCCAAATCTAACGGAAGCGGAGTATGCAGATCTCAACTCAACGAAACCAAAGTTTAAAACCAACCGCCAGCGGAACACACAGGGTTCAAGTCGCCACCTCTTTTGCTCGCTCTTTATCGGCATCTAcgctttgctttgtttacatATGATATATAAGTACGGACaacatacatacgtatgtacgCACGCTTGTACATACACACGTAcgaatgtatatatgtatgttcataCCTTGCAGGTGGGGCAGCAGATCGGCGACATCCCACGACTGCAGAAGTTCGCGCAGCTCCTCGTATTCCTCCTTTCCAGGCATCTCGAGCAATTGCAGGCCGTGAGATTCCAGGGTGGAGTTTTCCACGGATCCAGAGCCACGTGGCATCTGGGGGGGTGATGATGTACACGGATTCATTCGACTACAACCGGGCGTACATCCTTTCGTCACGAATGAGAGTGCAGCACTGAAATTTTGCAACAGGCGCGTTGTTCTCTTCCGTCCCtcgccacacacacacacgctcatACATACGGTTTTCGTTTCGGTTTCATCGCCTTCTGTTCTGTTCTTCATCGTTTTTGTTTCGTTCATTCGTAGTCGGCTTCGCCAACTCAACGAACACCGTATGTACCATGGACGTAGTCAGGTGTGCAGAAGGGGTTCATTGTGGATACATATGAGGCTTAgaataattgcaattaaacacCTGACCATTTAATTGGCGTATTTTCTTTGTGCGTGCAATCAGCTGTATTGGTTCACCtacatgcatatacatatacctaCTAATCTAATCACGACTACTTCCATGGAATGTACGCGTATGTACGTACACATTCATACCTGAGCTGGCGTGTGTGTAATGCAGCGTTGTACTGCtttcgtttatttttgtgtgtttttatgtGGCTGCACGTAAGTTTGTTTGACTGCTTATTGATAAAATTTCGCACCAAGCTCGCGCTACAAACACCCACAAATAGCCGACCGAACGCTAcccttttattttattatgaaGTAGTTCATAAAAttacataatttaaaaattttaaaatttgttggcaaaatattttgtattctaATTTCAAAAGTAAAATAGATCTCGTTTAACATTACTTGTAAAACATAAaacgtatatatgtacatacatacataactGTTATAAATAATCGTTTCCGACATTACATACAAcatttattcatatatatgtacgtatgtatgaatatacatacatatttggaatattattttatgagCTGGTTGCAGAGTACCTAATATGTACTTTGTgagctcgactatagcgtATCTATTGAACAGTCTAGGCTTGAACGTTTGtgttgtttaaataatttggtATTGTAACCAAAAATGTGGAAGtatttttacatatgtatgtatatgttaacatatacatatatataatttctAGGAATGAGTGCGACTGACCGGTTATTCCCGAGGAAGTTTAGTACTAAAAACAATCTACCAATTTATAAGATTTTTGATTCTACATCAGCATTGGTTGACTGTTTTGATTTCTGGTTGAAATTTCGATTCTAGTTAGAGCAAGCCGATCTCCGTTCGCGGAGTAGTTTTCCGACTGTGAAAagtggggggtggggggaaTTTCAGCGGTCACTGATGTTCACACTGCTGCGTTTCTGGGTTGTTTGGAGCACATATTGGTTTGAAATTCAACCTCAAGACGTCATCCACATCCATGGCTCATAAGTGAAGTAGCCAGCGACGAACGCGCTGGCACACCGGTTCATTGAACtttcttttgtaaatgttttcctttctttGCTCTCTACCTCTCTCTATCTatccctctctttctctctcttcCTCTCCATCGCACCCTGCTTTCTTTGGGCCCCTCTTTTTGTTTACTTAGCTGCTTAGTCGCTGTGTGTCGGCTgccttttctttttccctCATTTTGGGACGCCTGCTTTCCGGAGTCGCAGTTTCTTCTGTCTTTTCGGGTTTCCTCTTTCAAAGAAGGGGAACTGCAACTTGTTCGGTTCAAATGCCTTCATTAGCGACGCACACGGACtgggggcagggggcagggggcatGTGGGGGCCCTATGGAAACTCCGTGTCACGGATTCCTGGACCCGCTCGAAGGGAAGAGTGCCCAGCGCTCGGGCAAACGACCTTCTCATCCCCCCCGCTATTATTTCGGTTTAGATTTTCGCAACCTCTACCTGACCCGTCAGGACATTCCCCCCACCACCGCCGATCCGAAAACGGTGCGCTGATGCTGATACGGTAACTCATACCCGAAATCCGTGACTCAAACGCTGAGACCTTCTAattatatttctttcagaGGCAGCCAGCTCCTTTGGTTACCAATTAGGAGCGGATTGTTTGCCCCCGTCCGAGATTGTGGCCAGGAAATTCAGCACTGTCAAAAAGATATCTTTAAATGGGTCATTAAtaggtatgtacatacatacatatgtaggtacTGACTTGGAGTATCAAGTTGGTAGTAGATTGACCATGGCAAGTATGTATTTCTGTGTTAGAACTTTgattacatatgtatatgtatgtatcttaTAGCTACAAATATTTCCCAATACATATTTCTTATCGTAAcgtatttatacatatttaggAGTTTTTAGTTTCAGATATTGAGTTAAcgacatatgtacatacatatatctatacaAATTTTCTGATTAATGTGCTTACTCATTTGTcgcaatgtttatattttccgTATATATAGGAGTAAAGATTCTATATAACCCATTAGGTGACACTAGTTGTCAGTTTCgaatatttttagatttttagaTTCCTTAAAAGGCCGCAAGATGAAATAGGTTAGCGACTTTCCCATCTACATGTGTACTGATTGCATTCATTGTaatgaaaactcaaaaaacTAGCTCGATCATGCCATTGCTATAAGATCTACATATTGCATCTTTTACAGGAAACTATGAGAATCTACGTACATAAACACAAATAGGGAAAAGCCACCAAACTGGTTCCAGTCCAAAATAACCTCCCCTGGCATTGCAATTGTATTCGGGAAAAATAAGAATGTAGACAAAGGAAGCGGAAGCCCCTTGATAAGACGCAATTTCTTGCCAAGTTATCATTCTAATGAAAAATTCCTTGGCCGTCAGGTAAGAACAAGAAACAAAGAGGCATTTTCAGTCCCTCAATGTGCCACTTATGCAGGCCGAATCGCTTCTCAAAAGGGAACTGCAAAAGAATGTGGAAACATGCGCAGTACCGCCCGACTTTCCAGGGAGGGTTTGAGGTCTTGAGGTTTCTAGGCGGGAAAAAAGCCCAGGGGTGACTAGATTTTCTCAAAAAGGAAAGCGGTTGCAACGGCAATTGTTTCGCAGAAGTACCAGAATAGCAAGCTGTGCATTATCGCGAAAAATTCAGCCTGGCTGCAGTTCATTCAAGGCAGTAAACCCCCCTGCATCCACCACTGGCCTAATGGCCTAATCATTTCAAAGGCGGAAACGCCAGAACTTCTATCGCCTGGAAGTGACCAAGTCTTCGCTTTCCCTATCAACTGCGcagcagctggccaagatTTTCCGCCTTTTGTGCGCAGTTCCCAGTCCCCCGTCTTCAGATCTCTGCCATTCAAGAGCGTTCCTCGTGGAGCTTTGTGCGCCAAATGGGGCTTGTCGAGGTCTGAGACTCTGTCGCAGACATCTTGGTGGCCCCGCGAGCAGCGAAATCGAAGTCGACGTCGTGCCTCGGTGACCTACACACTGGCACACCCCCAAAGGCCCCAAAAACACTCCCCTCCCCCATCcaaacacactcgcacacacacacacacacaaacatcGCACAAAGTACATGAAAAAGCTTATACAGAACTTAACTTTATGTACACTTTTATGGCCATGTGCAGTGGCTTTTGTGGGGCCCGTGTTACGCATATAGAAACGATAGGTTTTTGGCCGAACAGAATGCGAGTTGGAGTCCGATGGGGCATTCGCCAATCTTGATCCGCTGGCATTAGACGCGTTGCTCACGCGGAGGCGagtgtatgggtgtgtggcGCGCGATTTCGCTTATCAGTTTGTTGGCTGATAAACCAGTTCCTGGACAATCTGGACCAAGTGAGTATCGAACGACAGTCGGGAGTCTCTATTCCGAAACATCTGACCCCTGTATTGGCGATTCGGGGCCAACATCGATGCCAAGTGCTTTCTATGGCTACCATTCAGCATCTTATCTGATAATCTGCTGTTCTGTGTTTCAAGTGGGAAATTCGTTCAACGGACTTTTTAGTGCAGAAAAAGTAGAACagatattttccaaaaatgtcCAAAGAAAGTTCTGCCCTATTACTCGTACCTGGTTACTATTAAAGTATGGATCTGGTACTGGTTCGTTTACTACAACCAATAAGAAATAGCTATGGAATGTCGACCCCTTGGTGTAGGCATGTTGATAACAGCGCTGGCATTACGTCCACCGACATCGCCTCATACCCCGAACAAATAGcatttgtttaaatgtttaaagtcCAACTTTGGACCAGATGCCGATGTGTCGGGACAGCTACATGCCATTAGTATTAATAGCTATTGGCAAACGGCAGACCTGCACGATAATTGCATAAATTACAGAACTCAGCGAATACGCCTGAGAAGCTGCATTATTCGACATCGATTTTTCTAGCGATTTTTCTAGCTGTTCTCGGCGACGGACTCTCTAATTAGCCATTAATACGTGTGGGTTGCTCAAGGTGTACGGCTTTTTGTTCCCAGTCCCCAGCTGATGTATTAGAATTTAAAGTTCAAAAGCTCGGTTCACAAGGCTGTAGCTCGCCTCCAATTTAAAATCTGGTCTTGCTGTGGGGCTAGAGAAACCTGTTTCAAGACGGCTCCCCAGCCAGTCCACTGAAAGTGCTCCAAACACCGTCGTGTTCTTCAAATCGTCTTGCGTTAAGCATATGGTAGTAATTAATCCCCTCATTCAAAGAAAGTTGCATAGTTGCTAAACGTGAAAAAGGTGGTTTTATAGGAAGGATCTTTATCTATGTGCATATGATTGTATGTTGTTATTATATGATTGTAATGGAAGAAGGCAGATTTTgtagtaaacaaatattaaacgaATTTTGTAGTAAATATCTGATAAACAAAATTACTAACATTACTGCGTATATCTACTTATTCATGATAACGTTGAAATAGTATAAGGTTATTACGAACAATAAGATGTATGTATCtacaaatgtatgtatgtacatacatatgtatgtatgcgtGTACacgtgtacatatgtattcaAGTAAGATTCTCGAgcttttttataatttgaaaataataatgttttttaaGATGCAATGCGTGTCCCGCGTAATTGAAAGACATTCTGCGGAGAATTAAGGGGAAGAACCCAAAGATTCGTG
Proteins encoded:
- the LOC120458462 gene encoding uncharacterized protein LOC120458462 isoform X2; translated protein: MPIKSEQKRWRLEPCVFRWRLVLNFGFVELRSAYSASVRFGTACRYYEAINVDELQMIKRHHLSELLRNFRFGTRIRFEHHLERWRRWLNVPLQGAQGQGSSHCSGCRCPEVLGQSHCQGQSPLPMDHPSEQDEVHKLEDLAKTIPAESLVALSEHREMPVPFPLPLVHPPAQITNDMMMVKQELLPMQQSRKQPEAVPMAGSSGGASLCKEDAIAAPDQEVSILGILRSSGMKAQSLLERIGQNEPLDAVQRLLLIQLVCSYYEENQLHLTLQRSHLLEREILQLFPQEQLSYYRTERRGKIYVRFTNMKRSKRLSSSRQELKRRRSELTRAIPTGQVHDASGNVTFAGEQISSPDRSD
- the LOC120458462 gene encoding uncharacterized protein LOC120458462 isoform X1; translation: MNPCTSSPPQMPRGSGSVENSTLESHGLQLLEMPGKEEYEELRELLQSWDVADLLPHLQDEAINVDELQMIKRHHLSELLRNFRFGTRIRFEHHLERWRRWLNVPLQGAQGQGSSHCSGCRCPEVLGQSHCQGQSPLPMDHPSEQDEVHKLEDLAKTIPAESLVALSEHREMPVPFPLPLVHPPAQITNDMMMVKQELLPMQQSRKQPEAVPMAGSSGGASLCKEDAIAAPDQEVSILGILRSSGMKAQSLLERIGQNEPLDAVQRLLLIQLVCSYYEENQLHLTLQRSHLLEREILQLFPQEQLSYYRTERRGKIYVRFTNMKRSKRLSSSRQELKRRRSELTRAIPTGQVHDASGNVTFAGEQISSPDRSD